The following coding sequences lie in one Anomalospiza imberbis isolate Cuckoo-Finch-1a 21T00152 chromosome 17, ASM3175350v1, whole genome shotgun sequence genomic window:
- the MAFB gene encoding transcription factor MafB — translation MAGELSIGAELPTSPLAMEYVNDFDLMKFDVKKEPLGRSDRSGRHCTRLQPAGSVSSTPISTPCSSVPSSPSFSPTEQKTHLEDLYWMANSYQQMNPEALNLTPEDAVEALIGSHQVSQQLQGFEGFRAHHHHHHHHHQHHHQYPAVTHEDLAGSGHPHHHHHHHHQASPTPSTSSSSSQQLQNSHQQHPPSSSVEDRFSDDQLVSMSVRELNRHLRGFTKDEVIRLKQKRRTLKNRGYAQSCRYKRVQQKHHLENEKTQLIQQVEQLKQEVTRLARERDAYKLKCEKLASNGFREAGSTSDNPSSPEFFM, via the coding sequence ATGGCCGGAGAGCTCAGCATCGGAGCCGAGCTGCCCACTAGCCCGCTGGCCATGGAGTACGTGAACGACTTCGACTTGATGAAGTTCGACGTGAAGAAGGAGCCCCTGGGCAGGAGCGACCGCTCGGGCAGGCACTGCACCCGCCTGCAGCCGGCCGGCTCCGTCTCCTCCACCCCCATCAGCACCCCCTGCAGCTCCGTGCCCTCCTCGCCCAGCTTCAGCCCCACCGAGCAGAAGACCCACTTGGAGGACCTGTACTGGATGGCCAACAGCTACCAGCAGATGAACCCCGAGGCGCTGAACCTCACCCCAGAGGACGCTGTCGAAGCCCTCATTGGGTCCCACCAGgtgtcccagcagctgcagggcttcGAGGGCTTCCGGgcccaccaccaccatcatcatcaccatcaccaACACCACCACCAGTATCCCGCAGTCACTCACGAAGACCTGGCCGGCAGCGGGCACCCtcaccatcaccatcatcatcaccaccaGGCCTCTCCCActccctccacctcctccagctcctcccagcagctccagaactCGCACCAGCAGCATCCCCCCTCCAGCAGCGTGGAGGACCGGTTCTCAGATGACCAGCTGGTGTCCATGTCTGTGAGGGAGCTCAACAGGCACCTCCGAGGCTTCACCAAAGATGAGGTGATCCGCCTCAAGCAGAAGAGGAGGACCTTGAAGAACAGGGGCTATGCCCAGTCCTGCAGGTATAAACGTGTCCAGCAGAAACACCACCTGGAGAACGAAAAGACGCAGCTCATTCAGCAGGTGGAACAGCTCAAGCAAGAAGTGACCCGGCTCGCCAGAGAGAGAGACGCCTACAAGCTCAAGTGTGAGAAACTTGCCAGCAACGGCTTCAGAGAGGCCGGCTCCACCAGTGACAACCCGTCTTCCCCTGAGTTCTTCATGTGA